The Elgaria multicarinata webbii isolate HBS135686 ecotype San Diego chromosome 1, rElgMul1.1.pri, whole genome shotgun sequence genome includes the window TTCATGGAAGCatgagtttgtttttttacaggAGATCCCCTTTGTCTTAGGGGCCATTCCATTTTTTGCTATTTATTTCAACTGTTCCATTTCACTGGCATTATGATTTTAGCCGTTTCTCTGGATAAATCTTTACAATACCAAATGTGACAAACAGAGAACATACAGCCACTATAGTTAGGATTGTTCTCAGGACTTTAAACCAGCTGGGATATGTAGGAAGGAGAGCAAGGTCATAATGCAGGGCTACCCCTAAGCCAATTGCCACCATCATTCCGGCTTGAGTGGGGTCATCTTTGAAAAGCAAGGCAAGCCATGCCATTAGTGAAGGAACAACACTGTTAGCCAGATTAATCCAATCAGGCTTGGCAGGACTGCCTTCTGGAAGAGCAAATCCCCACCTGATGCCTCCTAGGAAAGATACTATACAGGCACCATATGCAATTTGGGCATATACCAACTCTGGGTAATATGCCTCCTGGATAACCATAAACAATGGAATTGAAACAAATGGAATTAATCCTGCTATGCTCAAGTAGAGGGCAGGCTTTGGAGAATTCTTAACTGATGGCATGTCATATCGCAACAAATCCAGTTGACGAGGTTCAGGTTCTGtaggctttttcttcttccatctcAAGCAGGAGGAATGAAAGCCTTGTGCCTTTGTTACAGTGGCAGATACCTGCCTTAACAGCTGCAATTTTGGCTTGACAATTAGGTCACACTCTACAGGGATAAGAGAGCTGACAGCCTTATACCTTCCAGGCTGTGGAAGTCTTTGAAGGTGCACTATCTGCAATTACAAGtgaaaaaatacattattatttcttactaAGGATTGCGATAGATCAAAGAACCAATTGCTTTACACTTGGTCTCAGACACAACTTTGGTCTAAATAGTATTCTAGAATGATAAATAGTATTCTAGAATCACATCTGTGATGTGATTATACTATGATAATATAGTAGTGATATATATCTTCTACTCTTACTTGGGGTTCTCAGTGAACTCCTATCCAAAAGACTAACCACATACACACCACCCCAATATAATCATTCTTAAACTGTGATCCTTAAAGTTGTAGACTTTAAATATGTGAAGGTTTTTGCTTTTCGCAAAAGCTACAAAACAAGCTAGACAGTTATTGTGACAGATAGTCTCCTTTCACTTCAGCAAGTAATTGGGGTTTCTGTAAAGAAaggtttaaaaatgaaactgtttGGGAGAACTTTACCttggaaggaatttggaaacagcaTCGTTGTAGAAGGTAGAACATATTCACCGACCCTGAAAAATAGGGAGGCTAGTTTATGGATTACATCACATGAAATATTGTGCATCAATGACAGGTGCAATCCACCACTCCACTGTGATGTGCTATGCTGAAGCAATCTTCCTCCAGCAAGTGAGATCCATAATAGCCCAGGCATACTTGGGAAGTCAATTCCCACATAGCCCAGCAGCCAATGCTGCTATAAGAGATTTGACCATTTGAAACAACTTCCAGCCACCAATCAAATAATGGGTGCAGCATGGCATCGTAGATTTGCAACCTCCACCATAGTTACTTACTGTTGGACTGTTCGCTATCCTGGCTTCTAGGTGTGCCTGTACTTTGTTGGGAGCTGCCATTAGTGCTTGTAGACCGTGTCATAGATCTATTTAAATTAAGTTCTAATGTGATCCAGAAGCTTCCCTAGTTGCCCTCCCCTCAAGCACAGTTGTTCAAAACAAAATAGTTACATAAGACTCTCACACATACATGGGTGTTCTGATGCAAAGGCCATGCTTGAACAAGACAGAGTTAATGAAACTTCTCATCAATTAAGTCAATCTGGCAAAAAGAGTCAAATTTAAAACTTTGAACAAAGCCAAGTTTGCATTTTTCACCGCTAGTATAGTTTTGTAGATCTGTTAACAAATCATGGAGCCTACCTGGCCCAACGCAGTATACACCTCTGACGTATTTGTGCATGCTTCCTCATATGCAGAACTTTGTTTTACCTAGTATAATCTTTACACGTTGCTTCTTGTCCTGTCATCAGCTCTTATAGCGAATATTGATTATCCTTCCTCATTTTTCATTCTTTGAAATATCCGAGTATTGCCAACCCGCTGGCAAATTGTTCCACTTTCCCACGTGTCGTCCCCTTCCCTTCCTAATCTGTTCTATTGCCATAGATACTCACACGATTTCACAGAAAGCTTTCTTAGAATCCAAGGGGACCATACAGGATAAAGAAAAACCAACGAGCTTCCTAAAACTGCACAAGGGGGAAAAATCTTATGCAGGATGATAAGGTGTATTCCCAGTTATGCCCCAATGACGGCCGACATAAGCGACGCGAGCACAACCCACACGCCACTGGAAGGAGAAGAAGTTTCCTGTGCTCCAATTGAATTCCGCCGGGTGTGCGTGTCTGTGCTTAGGGCTTTCGGCCTGAAACAGAGGCTGCACTGCTTACTGCCCACTTTTGTTTACTAAAGGAATCCTGCGtgtccatcctctctctctctctctctctctctctctctctctctctctctctctttaactgTCTCTCAACGTCGTGCGCTGAGAATTGCAATGCATTTGGGTGGATGGAATTCTGCATACATTTTTGGACTGGAAAGATTGATTCTATGCAGAAATGTTGGGTGCTAATGGATAGAATGCATAGAATCTAAGGACAGACATAAAAGACAGCTATTAAAAATATTCCCATATCAAACTAGATTAGAATTTGCTGAGGAGTGTAGCAGTCGCACAGTTTTCATAAACTTGACAAGGGCAGCCTGTTCCTAGTTAGATAGATAAATACTAATCTGATTTAATCAGATCGATGTCTATCAAACAATTTAGGTCTGACTTCAGTGGTGGACTTCCATGTTAACTATTTCGCTTCTGAGCATTCATCTGCACAACTGAGGATTTAAGTATTGCTTTCCTCTGGTTTGCCTTCAAGGCAAACTTCACGCCGAGAAAAATGCCTCACTTTGCATTTCAATGGAAGTGTGGAGGGTCCTGCATTTGAAGAGAACAAACAATTACATTATAGAGTTAATACTTCCAAGTGCTGGAGCTACACCTATTGTGAGATGCTCTAACATTTTTCAGCTCCTATAGAAATACATTgtagaaacatttaaataaatcttaCAAATCAATCAAAACACATTTTACAGAGTATTTCACATGAATTCTCTATAAATCATCTACTTTATTATCAGACATAGATAAAATGTGAGTTCTTTTCCCCTTTAGTTTCAGTTTTTATCCTATGCCTGATAGCTTTATATAGCTGGTTCACTACAAAATCACTTAGCTCTGTACAATAGATATGCAAATATAAGCAGTGAGAAATGTATGGGAAACACTGAGgagctcttttcttttcctccctgaAGTCATGGTAGAAACAGTAGGTAGTCTTGTGTCTGCACAATGGGGTATCAGGTATAAAAGCTTACTGTTAATGCTTTCTGTATTGTTTTCTATATTCGAAAACAGGTTAATTAAATAAAGCTGTTTGCTTCGCTCATTCAGAAACATTTATTGTATTGTGATTTATTCTAATCTTAAATCCGTTTGGGAGGGCCAAACTGTCTTGTTTCTCTGTGTGTTTCCTTTGAATTGTTTAAAAAGGTTTAGGTGCCGATACGTAGATACTTATATTAGATTTGTTCCACTTGCATCAGTGAGAGCATTCCAGAATCCGTACTGAAAACTGCAGCCATTCTGGCGTCTGCAGTTTCCTTAGCCAGTGTTTATGTACACATTTTCAGTCGTTCAGTTTGACATTGCAAATTTTGTTTTGGGATTTTCTGTTTTGTCTTTTAATGACGCACGAATATTCTAGCCACTGTCACTTGCATTGTTTTAGTTCGACCTACAATTTAGTTAGGTCTGGTTTATCCATAGGACCGTAAAGGTCTGGTTGGTAGGGCAACTTGCTCCTGTATTTGGCAAAGAGACATGATTAAATTTAAGTAGTCTGTGCTGGAGCACTTTGCACCATTGGGCTCGCCGATAAATAGCAAGCTGTACATATGTGAATAGGCTGAGATTCTTTGCATATGTGCAATAAACTGCGAGTTTCTCGGCGGCGAAACGAGCACTTATTTAATAGGccgaagttgttgttgttgttgttgttttgaatgaCAGTGTCTGCCCCTTTAAGAATGAAGAGGGTGTCGGGAGCACTGCTTGGCTGGGGtagaaagaattaaaaacaaagtctATGGCCGCAAGACTAGCAAGTGGAGAATGGGCGGGATTGAAGGAGAACCGCGCAGGATTACGGAAGTAGCAGTTGCAGGTTGATTTGCTTGTAGCCTCGGATAACAACAAACAGGAGGATGTACACTCACGCATGCGCAGAATAGAAATGGTGGACTTGAGCGAGCGCCCTGTAAAGCCTTTGCCTGCCTTGGTGAGTGAGAGCGCGAGCCGCCGAAAGCGAGTACGCGTGCGCCCTACACTTGGCACGGACTGGGCCAGGTGGGTGTGTTTCTCCCCTCTTCACCCCCTCCCCTCGCGTGAGTAGCCCCGCCCCCTCCGGCCCCCGGCCGGGCAGGGCCGGGCAGCCATTTTGGGCAGAGCTTTGTTATGATTCGGTCTGGGGAACTCAAGCTACACAGAGAGTGAGGGGGGCGAGTTGGGGCCTGGTCCGGTGAGCACGGCCttgtgtggagaaaagggaagaggagCTAGACTTCAGGTGGCGTTGAACAGAAAACTGAGGTAGAGAGTGAGCAGGGGCAAGCCTCGAGCAGGCAAGGGGGCGGGAGTGTAAATAAGTGCATCTTCGGGCGCAGGAATTGGGGGAGAAAAACGAAAGTATGGCTGAGGGGCCGCTCTTAGAAATAAAGAGTGAGAGGCCAGTTTGGGGCAGTTGTCGAAGAGCGGCTGCGGAAATGTTTGGGGAAGAGCATTTGGGATAGGGGCTTGGTAGTGGTTTGGCGGAAGGTGACGACAGCAAAGAGGGTAGTTGGGGGACCCACTTTGGGGTGTCTGCCTGGACAAATGGGGTCTGAAGGAGAAGGGTATAGTGTTAGGAGATCTAGAAACGGGAGGTGTacgggagtgggtggggaggatcaGCTGGGCTGAAGACTTGGGTAAAGAAAGGAGACTACGCTAGGCCTCGGAGTGCAAAGTTGAGTGGGGTAGGGTGGTCAGGGCAGACCAGTGTGTGATTTGGAAGATAGGTGGGAAAGGTGTTTGTAAAGGAAGTCATGAGGGGTGAAGTGGATTCTGGGTTGAAGTGCGGATATAAGTAGGGAAGAAACGATCACAACTTCAATGGAAGAAGGGATTGTTGTGGGATTGGAATGCGCGGGACTTGATGGCAAGAGGTAGGAACTATAGTGGTTGGAGAGGAGAATCTTTGGGGTGTTGTAGAGCGCAGGTTTTTTGTGGCGTACGAAGAATTGGCCTTTCGGGGTGGGATGGTGTATACTGGCTTGTAGTGGGACAACTTGTAAGGAACTAGAAACAGAAAAGCGGGATAAACTGAGAATGTATTGGTAGAATTTATCTCAGGGTGATTTACTATGGAgcagtttcattttctttttccaaaacccAGTGTTCAAGAACAAATGTGTCTTGGACTTGGTAATTATCTCTTGCCTTCGGTGCAGCGAGAGCCAGTGCCGACTGCCCTGTAAAATCTAGCATAGTTCTTGCTGAGCAGGCTGAAAAGTAAGGGGGTTGACTTGTGGGTGTGTTTATAGGGAAGCACAAATAGAGTATCGTGAATGAAGGAAGGCTTTAGAGTTGTGTAATACTGAAGTCTTTGATCCCAGAAACATTTTAGCTATATATacacttggggggtggggatggtttTGTAGTAGTGTCAGTTTCCGGCGGCATTCATAGAGGTTTCTGCTTTtgaataaaatatgcatttcaggTTTGTTTCCTGGGTAAGTATGGATGAAAGTGCAAAGTTAAATAGGATTGCAGGGGAAATGGTTTTGCTGCTTAATAGTTGTTTTATCTACCTTACATTGACATTATTTGGGACATAGCAAGATCTATGTATACCCTGTATGCTGAGAATGGTTTGAAGAAAATGGAACAACACTTAACTATTGGAGAGATTGCATTGAAGTCGTACAACACCACTGTAATAAGAATTTGTGTCTTATTTTGCATGTTTACTAATTCTAAAAGGTGGGGTGTAAGATAGAAATCCTTTTGTTTGGAATATCAGTACTGTtgatcttttaaataaaatagaaaataagGATCCCAATGACTGGTGTTCTCTCAGTGATCATTGCTGGGGAAAGGAGAAGAGCTAAATATATTTTGGAAAGggaaaataattttgaaattattttgaTACGTATTTCCATTTAGCTAGATATGTATTAAATTTGTGTAAACTTGTACAATATTGCATGggacactaaggctgcaatcctattcatgattacctggaagtaagtcccattgaagttcatgtgaattatttctgagtagtcatgAACAGGATTGCAATGTTGGTGAATGTGAGTTATGTGAATGTGTGAGTAGGTTAAGGTTTAGCTTTACACCTTAATGAATACTAGATAAAGCGCCATAACCTTCTTGCAAAATAATAGTAAATATGATTGGGGGGTATTTATGAGACTTAAGTTTAAGTGTTGAGTTCTTCATCTTTTGTCATACTTTGCAGTTACAAAAAGTGAAAATAACAGTAGAAAGTTGTGAAATTCTATGGAATGttaacattgattttttttaaagtgttttttgtcTGCCCAACTATTTTCAGTAACAtaagatgcaatcctaaacacacttaccagggaataaGGCCTATTAAAAATCATGGTCCTTTTTCTGTGCAGGCATGCATAAGATCGAACTGTTAtgctacagtcctatgcacaattacgTGGGTTAAGTCCAATTGAGCACAGTGGGGCttaacttcagagtaaacatgtataggattgctctcttgttTTTAAGAACTACCTGAGTTAAATTAAAATGTTCTGTTTGTAGTGAGGTTTATCACAAAACTGGGCTCTTTTGGAAACTGTTAGTACTGGTGTACATTTTCTTTTGTGGATGTCCACATATGATtctcacacatagaatcatagaatagtagagttggaagggggctataaggccatcgagtccaaccccctgctcaatgcaggaatccaccttaaagcatccctgacagatggttgtccagctgcctcttgtgggagaacccacaaccttcttaggttactggttccattgtactgctctaacagtcaggaagtttttcctgatgtccagctggaatctggcttcctgtaacttgagcacattattccgtgtccactctggaatgatcgagaagagatcctggccctcctctgtgtgacaacttttcaagtatttgaagagtgctatcctctcaatcttctcttatccaggctaaacatgcccagttctttcagtttctcctcatagggctttgtttccagatccctgatcatcctcgttgtcctcctctgaacatgctccagcttgtctgcatccttcttgaagtgtggtgcccagaactagacgcaatactcaagatgaggcctaaccagggccgaatagaggggaaccagtaccttgcgcaatttggaagctatttgctttttttgcagccacatcacactgttggctcatattcagcttgtgatgttgAGTGATAGCGCTTCTTGTTTTACAGGTGGCTTTCCTGTCATCAGTTTAGTAATTGATATAGTGCACAAATGTAATGTGTATAGACTTTGCATGTAGGTGTTAATTTCCACACATAGTTCTCAAAATGTTTTTGCAAAGGCAAGTGAAGATAATCTTCCCTTTGCAGGTGGCATACCTTCTACCAGAAGAGTAGTTCAAACACTAAATGTTTCATAGTAAATCGGCCATGGAGCTAGAAATGGAGTGGAAATCAGTTTCTACTTTGTTAACACAGTTATTTAGTTTCTTAAATATACTTTAATTTTTGTACCTACTGAGTTAAATTGAGGAAGGAATAGACTCTTCCATAAAGAAGATTAGTTCCTAAATTCCTTGTTTGTCCCTGTGATTCCACTTCCCATGGAAAGAGAGAAGGTCATTTCCCCAACTCTACAAGAAGAACCCTGGGATATTCCTATATATGACTCCCAGTGGGAAAATACAATTATTCTAGTTAGAAAATATGTACTTTATGTATTGTATATTCTCTCAgttcaaaaatatctaatgctGGCTTCTTATGAGAATGGGTGGATTCACATAACACGCTAATTCACctagtgtgggttattgttgaactgtaggttattgtgttgtctgaaggcagcacattttccacaggattgctcattagccatgcagtgtggcttgttaaccacccatgGATTCTCAACTTGAGTTGTTCGGGGGAAATAAACCATAGTTCAACCCTAtataaaatgtgctgcattcagacaaggTGATaatccaccctgcggaaaatgcaccgtgttcagacaacaaaataacccatggtgggttattgtgtgaaCCAGTCAATTGGTCATCTGTCTCTTTGATTCTAAAAAAAGATGTGGCTCACTCTATTCATAACAAAACTTAAAAGGGAGTGGGGCTACCAGATAATTAAGAGAAATTGTGTGAAAAATGAAAGCCAGTATTTATTCAGTTAAATGGAACAGAGACTTTACTCACTGTACTCTTTTattatttagaatttttaaaatacgTAATGTTATATGCAATTTATGTAGTTATTTCATTTGCTTAATTTTTTGAATGTACATCGAGATTAGCATTTTACAACTGTGTATGTAAATAGGGGAAGTAGTAATTCTAGTTCAGATGTAGCtgaattgcaaaaaaaaatgccTAGCTGAGTAAAATGGCTGACTTGTTTTCAGTTGGTTGGATATGACATTTTGGAATACCTTGAAGAAGCTTGGGCAGACTATATTTAGTTGAGCAGTGTAGTGCTCtgcttcagtttttttaaaaaggaaactcaaAGCAACTTATTCACAATGTATATACATAAATGATTTGATCTCCAAATTAGTATTGTAGTACAGGTGCTTGCTACATCAAGATTAGAACTTAACCAGctaaatgctatttatttattacatttttatactgcccaatagctgaagctctctgggcggttcacaaaataactttttttcattcattgttatttattacggtcacagaccagcaaaatcaacaccaaaacatacaaaggatagataaaaagtgacataaaaacaaaatacagcttggtgagttgcttctctcagaaggattgcaatgttatttttctaatttgcattgaggtcatgagaaacttagagaccctttcagtaatatgggaggacacatcccttaaacagattaataccagcgttgtggggctatatccagaaaaggctgttaataaaggaaagattaacttttttctgcattcctcgtacatgttacaatgcaaaatgacatgttcaacagattctattgctccagaaccacagggacatatccgttcattaagtgggatcttactaaatcgtccttctagtaatgctgatggcaacacattaaagcgagcaagggtaaatgctctcctatacttgggaatggttaaagcatacagatatgaagctgcagtgagcccgtagatattaaaattattgtagagcagtggagagcaagatttgttagcagcagttcttaaatgctgtagatctaaaTCTATtaagtctttgaacaacaagagattgggccttctggagcccatagttgcttacaacttccacagagaagcccagccgaagtagcttcttctccatctctctcattcAACAagtgacataggaatctgagagcagtaaaaagagatagctaccaggagctgTAAGGAAATGTAGCCgcagccaccatttaaaggcctcgatccatgccttgcattcaactgatctaatacccacttccagataaatagctgcgttccccacacaggaagggaggcccagtagttttctaagaaatacagattggactctgtatagccgaagctctctgggcagttcacaaaataactTAAATACCTTGgcagtagagatgtaaaatttccggaaattttgaagccatggaaaaaaaccgggTTTTTTCCCTGGGGTTTCGGGGAAAACAGAAATTTccgggaaaattgaaataatgcaatattagcactttttacagatcaaaagtcactttgttactttaggaacataaaatgtaattatgtccaaattGGTTTGGCATGAAATAATTACATttgatatattaaaagtacagtgtattcaaacaattattacgaaCTAAtctacttttcttctttttttacctttttggtaacaaatggagctacaagctcctgaactgttaggaacctctttggttttgccagtttatgaggagcagccaaaagaatttaaaaacaacagaggaaaccctcaatattagtaacaaagaaaattatgtctctgctagtcctccacagtgtcaagcggacataaagcacccattcccataaaaagaactaagAAAAAGGGGGGTACCAAGATTCAAtggatatgcatgaaatttaatcagactccttttctgagctatagccatcactatcactatcagtctctgcttcagtggcagtgccccctagaggcagaaatgcatcttgctcttgcatttgagagttgtagtctcagtttgcaacatAGGACTtacttgtcctcagtgcacagaaattgtaatctaatactgtatatattttttagaaattatttggagaagtaaacatctgaacaccttgtcttaaatgttttattcatcatgctaaaataaaacatcccataattcatttttattctttttttttcaatttttcagaaaagcaataaaaaaggctTGCTTGGCATTAAAACTTTCTACTTTGTTTATGGATATATACTTCATTATGATGATCTGCACCATTTATGTACATAGAGAAAATGTGAAGAGCATTCATCAATTAATGTGGATTCAGCAACCAGTATATCAGCTTTGGTTAGGCAACTCAAGGTTCAGATTTCA containing:
- the TMEM69 gene encoding transmembrane protein 69 — its product is MFYLLQRCCFQIPSKIVHLQRLPQPGRYKAVSSLIPVECDLIVKPKLQLLRQVSATVTKAQGFHSSCLRWKKKKPTEPEPRQLDLLRYDMPSVKNSPKPALYLSIAGLIPFVSIPLFMVIQEAYYPELVYAQIAYGACIVSFLGGIRWGFALPEGSPAKPDWINLANSVVPSLMAWLALLFKDDPTQAGMMVAIGLGVALHYDLALLPTYPSWFKVLRTILTIVAVCSLFVTFGIVKIYPEKRLKS